The following nucleotide sequence is from Bactrocera oleae isolate idBacOlea1 chromosome 2, idBacOlea1, whole genome shotgun sequence.
AACTTCTTTAGCCGTATGAGTCCCACGCGACGCAGAAAACATTTTACATAGCAGTGCGTGTCGTGTGCCTCTGCTTCGTTACTGAAAATTTGCGCTCCCCAATTGACATTCGCTCTTGGCAGATCGTGGCTGCATCGATGCTTTGCATAACGTACAACCTCTGGTATTAGGCCCGGAAAGATACCCGGTGTCTCAGCGCCACTAAAATCATTACCTTCAGCTTCCGTCAGATCTTCGCTATAGGAGTCCTCACTGTTGTTGAATGCCAAAGCGGTTTTAgggatgtttaaaaaaatatccgaGAGGCAAAAGAAAATTAACGCGTTCATTTGAGAGACTGAAGTTCCTTTTCGATTTCACTTTTGTGTCTGTTACAATTTGAAAACTtcagaatatttattttgtatttcagaTCTGGTATATAGCCCTTGACGTTTTTCCTAAGTGTGCTTGTAGAATCGTAAGCTGTTTCTGATACTTTCATTTCATAATACTTGTATTTTGAATTGCATAATATTTCACATTTAATTCGTAAGACAATTGGTTCGTaagtttttgatatttaaaaaaacaaatagataTAAAAGAGAGGATATAAAATGAGAATCTGTCAGCTACAAAAATTATGACCCCTATATTTTCTTATGTAAATGGAATAATTTTCATCGAATATCTTGAAAAACGGAAAGTCACTATACTCCCTTGGAAAGGAGTCTATCAACAATAAATTCGTAAGAGAGTGagacaatataataaaaacggtATCGAAATGTTGCTATAATGCTTTTATCGCTCCCAATATCAATCATGTGGAATAATAAAGTCAAATTGTGCCAATACAATTTCTTCAATTCGACTCGTACTTTTCAATGCAATCTAGCACTTAATGTACCGTGTAGTACAATAAATTCCTCAAATTCTATGAGCTATGTACAGTTGCGTCCAACTAACTACAAGTATTAACGATATTAGTACAAGCACTAATAGTGCCTTGCTTACAAGAAAAGTATGggtataattaaaacaaaagaagcagatttgtgcaataaaaagtagagtttttattatttaaaagtctAAATGGGTCATGCAACTAATTAACAACgctttatgtgtttttaataaagcaactatttaaaaaaaatattttgtagcaaAAACATTACTTTCGATTACCGCTTAACATCTGCGTTGCATTGATTCCACTAATCATTGCCATATATCTTATGGAAACCTTTCTCacctttttttttcatatttcgtataattcttcgaaattttttactCTTTATGGCTGTATCTTTTTTTAGGTGAGACCAAGGGTTATTAATATGGTTTAGATCTGGACTGCAAGAAAGACAGTCACCAAATTGTTCTTAAACCTCTGCTTAGTGATGTCGTTCACAATCGATATATACTTTAGTTGGTccattttttttggatttaaaatATTGGTTGTAACTTTGACATAATTTTGCCTATATTGAGGTTAATGACCTATTTAAatctgtatgtctgtatgtcataagaaaaaagaaaagaagtaagtttctttttattacGCAGTTTTCATTACGTCAAATTCAATGACATTCgtcggtaatttttataacagTTTGTGACAACTCTCGAGTCAAACTGGAACCTAGTGAATAGATATTCCATTTGTGTTTGAGAAATAAAGTTGACGGTTTATTACCAGTTGAATAATTTTTCTCGATGCAGTGGAAACGGATGTCATTGGAAAaggtaaatattgtaaatttactCCATTAGTGCGTATCTCAccatcaataataaaaaatgttaaaaatataatttgagcATAGCTGATCATAACTTCGGTGCTACTCGTGCCATTTTGAAGCCAATTTTTGTCTCTCCGATTGAATTTTCAAAGCTGCCCTTGACAATCTTTCCATTTGAAACTAGTCAAACATATTCTTTCTATAACACGTAACGCATTTTTTACaggttttttttaacaattttaaatttttttttaaatttattagaacACTTTGAATGTATTAGATCatgaaacgattttttttttactaaatgaaaCGTTTACGCAAAATACTTGTAATGCAGCCACAGTCACAAATAATGTGTAACTGAAACCTTAACGTGAATTTCAGAATTGTCTCtgcatttcatttaaaatatgttttaaaataataaaaataacaataacacatAGTTTACTGTCGacaaaataaaatgtgttttgTATTTACATTCTTTAAGCGAACTCTATGCCAAGATGAATAAACAGAagcagtttgaaaattttttttaagtcaaaCATAAAAACAGGccattaaatattgaataatttaaagaGTAAGATAGGGCTCATTTCGAATACGGTCGAAAATTAGATTGTAAAATTGTACGAATGTAAGGAAGTGGCTTcatagaataaaaatattttgatgacATACTTAGTGAATTAGTTGGAGGTGTCCCTCCAAAAAACTTTTCCAACCTCAAAGTTCCCAACATTACGCAAAAAATTGTTACATAAGTTTATATAAGTATAGGCGTTCTGAGAAATTATAAGAAGCTAACCCACTAGCTCTGCACTAAATTGTACATGGGTGTGAATGTTAACTGATATCCCGAAACATAAGCAGCAAAAAATAGTAGTATTCAGACAAATTTGTTGCCCAGTTAGGTTCATTAGTTTATTATGCGGTTAAAGTTTCTACATTTTCAGTTGTAGAGTTACCATATCTTCAGTTACATTAGCTTTCTGAGTCGTATTACGCTGTTGCGGCATGGTTAATGTGGGAAATACGATGCTATTTTTTTCCCGAATGACTACTGCGTTGAATAATCAATTGACACTAAATGGTCTTCAATGTATTCTGGCCAAGCCCATGATATATACGGATCGTGAAGAGGTAGTCCTAGCACGAAGGCTGAAAGTGTATGAAGAATGAAGTAGGAATGGTACAAAGTGAGAGTTGTTGGCCTGATCGCATGGGAAACTTCGGTGTTTTTCGTTGGTAATTCGCAGTGCGTGACTGTGCATAGTCTGAAATTATAGGTGCACTGTCGAGCAGTTgataaagaaatacttaagcaACATGGACTTATAGCTGATGAGCTGATACAGGCTGGATAACAGCATGTGATATGGTTGCTTTCAGGTTTATATCGAAAAAGTACAGCCCTGGATGGAACAGAATTTGAGCCCATTTAATGCACTTGATGTTAGTTACGCTTTAATAAGTCTCATTAATTCAGTTACACGCGTCTTATAGATTTTTCGTGCAGCGCGCTCTTTTTTTAtcattaattattaattgataATTATTAGTGAGCAATTTGCTGAACATCACTTGAAGTCagtaattatttatgtattatatttgattATGTGTTAATAATATGTCCAGTAaatgttgaatattttttttaataaacttatcGATCACTATTAtcgatttgtatataaaaatttaaacgaaaTGACGAAACTTATGTTCTCACTTACAAGTTATGTCCAATTAAGATATATGCTACCTCAATAagtgatatttttaaatatgcattCATGTAATTGTAAACACAAAATCCTCAGAAAAGATTGATAACATTCTTCTTtgctttttaattcttttttttgtttttgaacaaaCTGTATTTATTGTATAGGCATAGGTGCACCAATTATAAAGCGAATGATTTAGTATTGGCTTGATAATCACTGTTTAGCTTCACCTTCCAAATCAGCACAAACAGTTATTTGTCAATAATTTTCCTAGCATTATAATAAATAGTAcatacaaaataacaaaaatatatatatatatatttatgtattatatatgttgtttaaatttattttattatttattattatttaatttaactcaCCTCAGTATTTTGTTGACCGATGCTCTAactgataatataatatacacagGGTCGTTAAAAAAGTTGTATATCTATTCATTTACCTATGTAAAAGTCTTTCATTATATTTGACTTCAATCGAGCTTTATTGTCATTACCTATAGTGACAAAGTATTCTAAGAAACCAGTAAATTTAAAGGTCCAAATTTCCACTGTTCCGTGGTCGCTAGTGTTAAAATTGAGTCATCCGTTCAAGCCACTGTTTTAATGTAAAATGTGGTACTCCTTTGGGATAAACAGTTGAGAAACCTACAACCTCAACCATCTTTAGCTGTTTTTGAACAATTGTCCAATATGATTAGTTAGATTTGCCAACGATTACGCGCTGTCTCTTTAGCAGCAGCTTTCCAGCTTAGTTCATTTTTGTATCTCGAATAATGTTAAAGAAAAAGGTGCGCGTTGGAAAAGTTCTTATAGACTTGCCTTGTTCGGTTCGATAGTTTGCTTTTAAATCAGAACTCAGAACTAAAAACGACACTAAAATCGCAAATTTAAAGCTCCGTATTTGCCAATTTGTTGAAACCAGCAACAATAAAGGCCTTTTTCGAGCGTTTGTGGTCAGAAATAATGAGCCAAAAATATGGTGGTTTAGGTTATGTGACTTTTTGGCCATGCAATGGCTTCATGGATCTAGAATTTTCATTCGTCTAAAATGGCAGTTTTGATTATTAATATCACCACACAGTGTGGAATTCCTTCGACATCCATTCCTAAACGACTATTTgtaaagtattttttgtttatgagcGCAGCGATTTCAGATTAGAGCTATACTAAACTTGGTATTCAAAGCATGTCTAACTTAAAGTTTCCAAACCGACATAAAACAAGCACCCTATACTCAAATCCAAATAATCCAAATGGGGTTACCAATTTAACATTTGATCAGAATGTGTTTTATTCTGCGAATCTTACAAATGTAAATAGTAGTTCGTTTCAAACGGTAATTATTAAACATATACAATACTcaatacctatatgtatactcgtatatatattttaccataGCGCATAGGTGCACCTCTCACTACATaggcataaatataatatatatgcagatcaaaaaaaaaactttaatcagCTCGTCGGTTACATAAATAGAAAAGTATTGATGATCTACGAAGGTAATTAATACTACTTGTAAAGGGACAAATGCAGTTATCAACCTGCAGCAGTATAAATAGGAGGCTACAATGAAGAAATTTAGTAGTTCACTAAGTGAAGTTGAAAACCGAGAAATTCAGAATGAAATACTTTATGTGTATTGTGATGCTTGCAGTCGTCGCGCTGGTAAGTAAACTTAACAAAAGCTTTGAGTATCCTTATGAGGTAATAAATTGTCCCACTTTAGGTAAAAGCCGATGACTGGAGCCCAAAGACCGTTGATGATATTAAAAGTATTCGCGAGGAATGTGTCAAACAAGCGCCAGCCAGCGATGAGGAATTCGAAAAGAGGAAAGAGAATGAATATCCCGATGTAGAGTCAGTGCGAAAGTATGTCCTGTGCACTAGTAAAGCATGGGGACTCTACGAGGATGGTAAAGGCTTTAATGCCGATCGTGTTGCCCAGCAGTTCAAAGGCGATTTAACGGAAGACGAGATCAAAACCATTGTACATGATTGTGATGCAAAGACCAAGGAGGACACCGATGACGAGAAAGCCTACCATATTATGAAGTGTACTTGTTCAACAAAACTCGGTGAAGATATTAAAGAGATCTTAAAGAGATCAGAGTAAGAGTTGGAGGTGCACTGTTTAAACTGTAGATTATCACCATTATAGTTTGTGATATaccttattatattaataaaaaattttggtaagtgagcaatgaaaattttgtgattacaaaaattctttaaaataatgttcTTTTCGACTTGCATAAAAATTTAGAGCAGTCATGTTGttatcttattatttttttggtactgCTTGGATCTTTTAGATCTTCCACTTGGTATTGCTAAGTTTTCCCTGGTGTTTTGTGTCAGTATGTAATATGTAAATGTAACCGTAAAACGTGAAACTATAATTTGCATAACAGGGATATTCCCGCAGTATAACAAGCCCAAACCCACAAAAAGATCTGAATCTTTTCCAAAAACGTCGTCCAGTAGAAGTCGAAAAGAGAAGCTTGACAATGTAGCTGAGAACCCTGATACTGGTGACGATATGTCGGTTTATGAGAATGACGATGAAACTGTTCTtaaatctagcgaatggcgctccaaaattAGCTGAAACCGAAAAAGCCACGTCAAAGGCGATCAAAAACTAAGGTGATGTTTATTGTATTCTTTGATTACCGTGAATTCATTCTACAGGGTCAAAGAGTCAATAAGAGATACTACTTGACGGTTTTAGGCGTCTACGTTAAGCAATTCGTCGTGAAGAACCGGATTTGTGGGAAGAAAATTCATGGATTTTTTACCAGGATAATCTTCCTTCACATTCTTTTATAATTGGGATCACTTTTCGGCCAAACACGAAGAGAATTATTGCTCAATCACAGTACCATATTCCTCAGATTTGTGTCCATGtgacttttctttattttcgaaACTAAAAAGTCCGCTTTGGAGAATATGCCATAAGTTCATTTAGCCAATAAAAGTTATTCGCTGACCGAGTTTTGATTACGAAATAGGGTTTTTAAATGTACGTAGAGAACGCACGAGGTAAACTCACAATTATCCTGCCagatatgtgcatacatatgacGAGGGATTGTTCTTTCGGGGTAGCCAATTGTTGCTAGAGAGCCTTTTCCTAGAACTTTCATTTAGTATTATCTAGCTTACTTAACTACAACACTGCAAATGTACAATGAAACTCCGATTAGTAGTCTCAATATTTTCCAACCAAATACTAATATATAtcagatatgtacatatttttatttgcgaaaaaaacgatattttaaaaaccatACAGTAGGACAGCATacacacaattttttataatattaaaattaactttgagaaaagaaaaaaatgctttGACAAATAGTGAAGCGTGAAAGTgtgtatttttttcacattagataggtaaatgtaaaattgtGGGCATTTCAATGGTGCacgtattatttatatacccttgctacatacatattgctacagagtaccacgcctacttcccatatagtatattttttaatttcatctgattctttcactctctagtacacaaatcaagaaccaatgaaTGCATcgggtgaaaatatttttcttataatagtatgcctgtatgtcacaAATAGATTGAAACGGATCaaataattcccttagccccAATCACCTCAGACATTTTCTGCCTCCAATAAACTCTAAATAGTAATTTCCGACATTTCACCTATTTTTAAACCATTAAGGTTGGCCAAAatctgtgatattttaatgaaattaagtagacAAGTTacctaataattatttgttttatttaatatgaatgtTAACACTAAAACTACGAACCGATCAAAATTACCAGTTGCATCATTTACTTATACCATTTCCTCTTTATtcctatttattattttacgaaaatgtcatgatttttattaaatttgtgtatagaatattattatagataagtttgttcttacgcttctaattttcagaAAGAGATAGACCTATTtaatataggtatatggtaaatcttcgtagttctagtgttaatatGAATGTTAAGGCTTAGAAACCGTGTATCcctaatacttgtataatcaacacctgaaagtatttcccagGCTTTGATCCTTACAAGTGGCAAGTGTAGgaaatgttcggctacacccgACCTTCGGCATTACTTGTTGAGCACTATTTTGGCTATAGATAGGtgagaataaatttaaaatatggaGAAAACTTGATGAAACTAATTATTAAGTAAAGGTgacttatttgttaatttatgtatacacataagtaGTAATGCACATTATGTATTATAAAAACCTATCAATATACACGATTAATTTCGACACTGTCAACtacattttattacattttttggaCCCAATTCGGCACAATTAAAATTGTCTAATTCCATTCCTGCTATGAGATACCTTGGCGATGATTCGCCTATATTATGGCTATCAATAAATTGCTTCGAAAATTAGTACAAactacattaaaaattattgaggAGTGCGAAGGAAAATCGTcaataagaaatataaatttatattttatattaaatatcctaaccaataaatatttttggactctttcttttaaaacaaaatatcctAATTGCGgaccaattatatttttagtccTGTAAAAACGAAGAACACAATCAAAAACCCTCAATATTAAGCAAACCGTTAATCATATTATATtcataatatttgaattaattgtTTGCTGATTATTCAAAAAGCCTAATATACATTCAACTAACTGTTCAAGTAATGAAAAGGATAATACATtcacaataatattttcttttagcgTTTTTGGATTGCACTATTATAAAGAACGGTGCCAAATTACTAGATAAGTTCAAAAAACTACCCAAAATTGCCTTAGGGGCTTTATGGGCCGAAGAGAAAAACGTAACTATTTTTATAGAAGGtatatagttaaaattttaagaaacatTGTAAAAAAATCGTTAAAGCTTATTATCTCAACTTTGTTGTTCCCTAGTTAACGCTGCCTAAGAACGAAATACAACTTataggtaaatatttataatatcatAACTTATAAGtaatatgtagtataatatcgCTAACGACTTAATTTCAGTTTAGAGTGCTGTGAGTGCACATCAAATTGACGAGTTGGCATTCACCTGTCACTCCTTACGCTGATAATTAATTTATCATTAATGTcaatataaatgcaaaataattgtATCAatcaaatcaaagaaaataccAATTacgaacttaaaatattttgtgcgaATCGGTGAAGCGTGTAAATGTGCGTGCTAGAGAGGTTTGGTGATGAACATTTCGAAGTACATTGTATAAGTATACCCATGCAAGTCGTCTTCGATTCGTCGCTTCACTGCACGCTTTGTTTGAACTCAGCTATCTTGTTAAACAAATTACATTTGAAagtaacaacaaagttatccaTTCCATGATCTTCATTTGAGAGATCATGACCTTATCCATTAAAAGTAATATAACTGCTAGTTACATATACTTCTAACGGTAGTCTATGTACTCTTTGATTTATGACcactacataaatatacatgaaATATTTGTACTAAATATTTCCACAATACCGATGGGTCCATTTAAATTGCTGGCGCGCACTAAATCGATATAATTTTTGGTTCCTAAATTGGTATAACAATAACACCGAAAAATATAAAGGAACAAAGCTCTAAAATTGTGAGTTGGGAGAGGTAGCAGAGAATCTCAACATATCTTATGGATCGATTCAACACATTTCggttaatattttgtatgtcAAGCGTGTCAATACTACATTTGACCAAAATACCTGAGCGCGTCGTTATATTCTAACGTGATTGTGACTGACTTTTGGGCGAACATGAAACGAGACTCATCGCTCAGCCACCATTATCACCATATTTCACTCAATCTGACTTTTTTCtgcttttaaaactaaaaacatttgcacaaaaaatgcCAGACAAGCTTTTGACGTCATAAACAAACACCTACTAAACGCAAAATAATGGAGGTTGTACCAATTTAGGGTTCTGCTATGTCACAAGCAAAACATTCGATAggataaactaaattaaaaccaacatatctaataatttttaatctaaataaatgtaggctgttttaatttaaatgccaaAAAAGAATGTCTAATCTGGGTGcaatgcaatattttataaaaaacactaATATCCAGATGCTATCAAACTGGATAGAATTGGACGGCCCTTTATCTCTGCTTCACACGATCACCGATCTTGCTGGTCACTCGCGACAACGACAGTCCCGCACATGGGCGCTGCTACCTTCTACGTTTTTGGCCACGcaatttttaaatgctttgcAACAGATCGACATTATGGCCCTCACGCTCCCAGAATAAACTCAATTTCTTAACAGGACAAAGCAAGTACTTGCGTACGTGCTCTTCATCGGAATATTCGAAGATCTACATTTTTTGGATGTATTCCTCGCTGATTGGGAAATTCTTGAAGCATTCCTGGCGGATACCAATAAATTCAGCAGCATTTTCGGCATCTATTCATTTTCAGCGTATGCCTAAAAAAGAGATTATATAGTTTATAGTAATTGGCTAGTTATGTTTTgtggttgtatgtatgtgtgtgatgtACGTACCAATTTCATTTTGGATTTCGGCTTTGCATTCAATTAACTTTTCGTGCACAACTGATTTAtggaattttttaaacttcataTTTGTACATTCAGCTCATTTGGTGAGCGAGTAAATGTATTCCGTTTGTTTCATACTTTGTTTGCTGTTTTATAGTTCTTTTGGTCGGTTTGCTCTAACTATGTGACATATCGGCCACTTAGTTCGAGGTTATAACAAGTGAGGAAGTGGTAAGTTCGggtgaaaccgaacattttacattCTCGCAATTTGCTGGGATTAAAAATGTGGACATACTTTCAGTTGTTGgcaaaacattatataatattaaattaatagtactgcattcattattcgatgaaaggGTGAAAGGATTACAATCTTATTTATCTTACATATATTATCGGTCGTAGACTTACTTAGTCTCATTACTATATATTCCTCCATATCCAAGATATGTGTAGtaaaatcaacatagttaactcaaatgagatatatgttatataaactcaaccaaagagaCTAAATTGGGTAATCAACCAATGAAATGGAAATCATTAACTTAGTGACAAGCAGATCACTCCATTTGCCATCCCACTTGCGGGAAGAGGGCCTCATATAGACGATGAGATGTGAACATCGAACTTGTAatattatttgtgttcaatttcgCACATGACCGCTTCGTAGGGTGCCAACTGCACTTTATTTCATGATTTTGACTGCCCTCCCGTGGTCCAATCACGCTTACATCGCATATTATGTTGCAGCATAGCCGATTGGATCGTCACCACGCGAATTTTTtctaatacatacatttttgaaaatcgtGATATCTTTTGAATGGAATACCCGCAccgaataattcaaaaagttataCAAAGGTACAGTTAGATAGTATTAGGGTTTTATTATTTGAGTTTTACTAAGGATCccaaacttttttgaaaatataatattgccCATGTTAACGAAGAGAGTGCAGTTTCTCAACgatgaaagaatttttcaaatgcatcaaatagtttcggagcctattcaattcaaacaaTGAAATCTTTCCTCTTTATATTATTAGCATGAATAAGTGGTATAGACCACATTATGTTTACGAAAGCTTacccacttaatttcattgaaatatcatACTTTTGACCAACATAAACGACTTAACGTCAActagaaagtcggaaatcattatatcggGTGGATTTTGGCAAGGAAAAGGTCTGAACTGATAGCGTTTGTTTTTGGCATTACTTAGGTAAGTATATTCGGGAACATGTTGGAGCTAAAGTCTGCTAAAAAAACGATAATCAGTACATTATATATCAGGCATAGCGTAAGATCTTAGCTTAGATACTTTACAtatataaggccaaccggaaaattgaaaatattatgatGTATTATGATGTATTTGATTACCCTaataatattgacccgatttttgGCAATACAATGTACCATTAACAGAATAAAGTGCTCCCTGCGTTTCATTgaagtacctcacataccaacaTCTTAATCAGctggattttaaaattgtattacattggaagtagacgtggttgtGACCCGATAtcctccattttcgcactgcaacatgagaatattattataatgttATGTAGTGAATTTTCTTGAAATCTGGGGGCTGTGTAactaacaaaactattttatggAAACAGtaatttataatccctttgcataaaagtggatttagattcaacattgaaaactatagaggtatcgcaaaactatcagttatacctaaactttttgaagctatcatcactgaccatataaccttttcgatttctccgttaatttcctcatctcagcatggatttcgtaaagggaactcgactataacaaacttacttgaatttgtaaaccatgtatcattgggttttaaggaacataagcatacggatgttatatacacagactttagcaaagctttcgataaagtaaatatctcgattctcatacataaatttgatctgccgggctttcagccaagattccttcaatgggtatcttcctatctttataatagaacacaacgagtgatatttgaggatacaccttcagatacaattaatgtttcttctggtgttccgcaaggtagtcatcttggcccgattctgttcttgttgtttattaacgatatctcttcagtaatagaattctcaaagaTTTtgttatacgctgacgatgtaatgctttttaaa
It contains:
- the LOC106617785 gene encoding general odorant-binding protein 99b, coding for MKYFMCIVMLAVVALVKADDWSPKTVDDIKSIREECVKQAPASDEEFEKRKENEYPDVESVRKYVLCTSKAWGLYEDGKGFNADRVAQQFKGDLTEDEIKTIVHDCDAKTKEDTDDEKAYHIMKCTCSTKLGEDIKEILKRSE